The DNA sequence aataagatttttttctcaaaatatttggTTCATCACACAACTGAGTATTTAACATCAAGCCGTGGTCTCCGGTCttacacaaaaaacaacaaccttgaaaaccctttgaaatcaaaaacatGATTGTGGGATTATACACCTGTCTTAAATACTATCAAATTTGTCCACTTTTGACATCCACTCTTCAGATCCTGTAAGTGTATGTAGGAGAGCATCAACTCAAGAAATCTTgagatttttgttttaaagagaaacaagtttttaaaaatttatcctaaaacaaaaacagcattaAGACTACAACATCACTGTCTTTACGCAAATGTCTCCATCTCCAAACATTAAGACTTGTTTCGGTATATTTCCTCTGTATAGACAATAAAAGTACCGTACTGAGTTAAATTAGTTTGGATATACATTACCACAAGTGAAAATAAAGATACTGTAATGTTAACAATCAAGATAAATTAAGTACTTTAATTCCTAATTATCTGGAATAAGAGCTAATCAATAAACCAATGAGGAAATTGAAAAGTAATCAGCAGAAtaataaagaaattattttcTGGCACACAGTGAGGCATTGTTTATTATTAGCAGCAGGAACCACAAAagaaacattaacattattCAAATTTGTCTTTGAACAATAACAGCTAACTAgtgtcacacaaaaaaaatagcatAGTGAGAGTTCATATAACTGCACGGAGGAAAGTTATGGAAAGGTGCTTTATTTCTCCAAACTTTACATACATCTTTAGAACATTCTTTATGGCATTGAAACTAAAATATGTACTATACATcattacaaaaacaatacatcatTTTGTATAAAACAATATGTACATGTCAGCTTATGGTTGTCTGTTCAATGGCAAAACAGGGAATATTCATGGAATGGTGTCTGCCTTTTTATCATGGTTCACTTCATGTTGCTTCACATATACTGATGACAGAAATAATTTTCACAACCTTATTGTTGTCAATATAATCAAACTTTATGTAATTAAATAGCAAATAAAACTTGGATATCTAGCCTTGTGAATTGTGTACAGTAAAGGCCACTGGATAGAATTCCAATTATTCATCACGTCATGACTATATGTTTCCTGGATGCATTTAAAGCTCATGATGGCACAGTAAtcacagaaatggcacacagTTTTGTCAATTTTCTTCAGACAACATTTGGCAAAAGTTTATAGTAGTCACGTAAATTCGACAATGCAACAATATTGTTGCCATCTATACAAAAAACATCTCATTCATACTTGTCCAACATTAGCAGATGACTTCAGACATATAAAGTGCACTAGGATTCATTTTATGTTTTGAGAGAGAAATCTATTGGAATTTGAATCTACTTCATGGAACAAAACtggcattttaaaatgttttgtagGATCACAGACCTTCATGTGAAAAAATATGATTCTGTTGAAAATGAGTTCACATCTCTCATGTTCGACTGGGTCTGTTGTGGTATGCAATTCATGATGCGTAATTTGTTGTACATGTGTAATACATTCCTCTTGGTTAAGctcacaaaaaataataaatacaaatgcaataataaaaaccacaaccaaTCAAACAATCATCCAGTCAGCGCCTACAGTAACTCTCCCTAAAATGTCCTGGTCCACCAGAAGAACTCTACTGCTAGACGCATTATTTATTCTGTTGGTCTGATTCTAAATCAGGAAAATTCAGTGCACAGcaagaaaatgtaaataaatacacacatgtaaacaaCAGCCTAATTAACAAACACAGGCCTCTATCAAACGTCACTGGGCTATGACTTTGTcccaaattttaaaaaaaaaatcaccgtCGCTGAACTTGGTCACTGGCTCGATCAATCTTTGCTTTAatagaatagtttgacattttgggaaatacgcttattagCTTTCTGGCAGTGAGgtagataagaagattgataccactcctGGATCAATTAAAAATTTGGCTGTAGCCAGCAGCcacctagcttagcataaagactggaaacagggggaaacagctagccaggctctgtccaaaggcaacacaatccacctaccagcacctttaaagctcaATAATCACAATGTTATATGTTGTTGGTTTAATACGAACAAAAACCAAAGTGGAAAAACCTTAATTCGTCGGAAAAGTCTGGCCCGCACGATAGGGATTGTGGTTTTtccactttggtttttgtaaagattaaaaaaagaggtACAACGTGTTAAATATAGAGCTTTCAAGCTTTTCCCTCTcaatgtcaaactattcattTAACAGTCCTGTATTCATGTAATCCATCAAGTCAAGCGAACATGCACCGTCAAACAGCAGATCAAATTGGTTTaataacttaaaaacaaaaaggagtgATCCTGAAGTGCTGTTGgcgggagaaaaaaaaaaatacaatccgaCCAAATTTACAGAGaaattctgaaaacatttttcctGGGATGATTAAGTTATCctgtgaaaaaaacattaattatgtaatataaGAGGCTGTGTCAAAACGATTGACAGTTTAGTTACTGGATTCTTTCTCAATTTCACACTTAAAATTATTGTTAAATAGCGATAGCGAAGTAAGAGCCCTCGTGACAAGAATGCAGCAGAAGCAGCTACAGTTAAATATGGCCACCTTCCTACAAGTCAACTCGAGGTCTTTCTTCACGCTGCTGAAGCTTCATGTGCTGACTAAATCTAACATCGTTCCTGAGCGTTCTCTCTCCTACCTGCCCTGGCACTCCctcccctccacctcctccttttcctcctcctacACATTGTAGACCTGGGTGGTGGATGTGGTGGGTACCGTGTCATTATTCAGTGTTGATGTTGCAGAGGGCCGCTCCCTTCGGACATATCTTGGCTTCCTCACTTCAAAAGAAACACAGAACAAAAGGGAACATATAAATCACCTGTGAGGAAAAAACAAGAGGAGACATGCAATGGAATCAGAGGATCTTTGCACTAACTATTTTTGCATGGATTGTGCTTTTAAGAACAACTTTTATGCCCAAGATCCCCTTTTTCTGTGAATACAAGCCGGTCTTTGCTACAACAGTCCTCGAGTATGGAACACTCCTCGCTAACGTTGCCAATTACTTGTGTGTCAACGCTCCTAGCCAAACATGTTTTGTACTCCAGTGTAATGTTATGACTACTTTGGGTTACTCAGTAGCTTCACACAGTCTTGCAACCTGTTCAGCAAGGTCAACGAGTTTCAAAACGTTTAGTTGATAGAGATAAGTGAAGTCGTCTTACCGGTCGAGGAGGGGATCATGACAGCCTagaaggggagaaaaaaaactaattataaCCATCCCTTTTTGAGACATTTTTACAAACAATGTCTTTGTACTACAAGAGAACATTGCTGAGACAATAAATACAGTCTGTCTTGACACAAGGCTCCACTGTGCGTGTGCTAggaacaaacaataaaattgaCTTACTGTCTCACTTGGTTGGAACATGAAGGCTGTAAAAGTACACAAAATAATTGTTaacagcaattattacaactaAAGCATAGCAATAGCATTGTGTTCCCATGCTTTTATATAGTGGATTTAATTGGTGGTGAGTCGACAAAACCCTGCCTGTATAATTACAGTGTAGTTTGTAGCTGTGCCGTTTTTACCTTTGTCGCGGCGGTAAAAGATGCCCGGGAGTCGGTTGGAGCGTTTGAGGTAGAAAAAGGAGGCTACGGAGAGGATCAGGAACAGGCTGATCAACAGTGTTCCCAGAAGAAGCGAGGCTGCCACACCTGGCCCTCCTGCTCAGAAACATCACAGAACCGGAAAGGGCTGATGAGAAACATGGTGAATATCTTACCGGCTGCTgcagacatttacattttacaccCTCATACACAGCTTATACCCATggattctatttattttttattctactATCAAACTTAAATTTCAAACTCATTTTGATAAATAAGAACTATATTACCCcttaaagttgtttttattgatttactttaaaaagacattttctttttaaaactgaATTTACAGTTTCTTTTCTAATAATTTAAACtaatttacagtattttttgcTAATAATTTAAAACTGTTGAACATGACAGTAAATACCAAGAAATAAATATTATGGCCTACATAGGGAAATTGGTAAATCAGTCCATTATGACTGTGGATATCTTACCAATTTTAGGAATGACAGTAGTTACGGTTGTGTGATTTTTCCTCTCCATTGTATAGTCTAGTGAGCATACAAAGAgggcacattaaaaaaaataaaaaaataaaaatacattaaacattcAGATTTGTCTATTTAAAAGTAGACAGTTCCCAGTTATCCTTACTGTAAGTGCAGACTGTTATGTTCTCCAAATCCACAGCCGCGGAGTCACAGAATATGCAAACAGTGTTGCTGTTGTCAAGGACACGCAAGAAGCATCCTGAAGAATTAAAAACAAGAACATATTTCACATTTCTTTGCACTTGGATACCTTGGTACcaacacatttttaatttcaCCCTGCAATTTAAGTTACAAGATAGAAGTGACCATGAAAAAAATCTATGATTTTCACATGTTTaagagacaggtgctaaaacaaagtgtttcagacagagggtgaagaAAGGAAcatgcagcagccatgggcagtatgagaaaaatatatatatttatttttcaaacattaaagcatgtaaacatgttctagtattAACCccaaaatgagcataatatggaaCGTTTAAAACACCTCCTCACTGTCATGAATTAATCAAAGTATTTATATGAGATAGACTgattaaaggtgccgtaggtaggattgtgaagatccaggacttagtcCCTTCCCgactttctgctaaagcccaaacggtctcctaagcccctccccccacaagggagaattaatttatgtgcatgagcagtgattgacacgctgATTAGAGGATTTGAACAGGGAGTtatactggaacatagggtcattttcagcaaatatgacagaaagttagttttacctactgcatctttaatggCCAGAGCACTGTGGCTAATCTAACTGATTACGATAAAATCATACTGATGTAAAAAGGTCAAAACTCTTAGTAACAtgctgtatatgtgtgtcaACTTGAATTGGAGCTGTTCGAAAACATCCACATTACCTGGTTCACAGTGTGTGTCGTTTGAACATGAATTGTTCACTTTCTGTTTCTCGCCACAGCACTCAAGTGAGTTCTGATGTAAAGCCTACAGACAGGACAGCATTCGCAGATTAATAAATCAGTGTTACAGTATCTGATCAAAGAACACATTGGCCCTTTGGCTGAGTAACATTCTTTTTCTACCTTAGTTACAGGTGTCTCGGGTCTGATAAGAATCACAGTTGCAGCCAAGACCAAAAGGAATGACAGAGCCATATTCAAACCCTTAAAGATCAAACAAACTCAAATTAGATACACATCAACGACTTTGACGAGGCACACTGAAGGACAGATAGTCCAACAGGAGAGGAGAATGATCAAACAACACAATATTTGACTGGTTGGATGTTTATCTAATAAATGTGTCATATTCTTAATTATTAGGATAACCGGAATAATTCTAATAAGTTGCTAATGTTCTGTCTTGTGGAATTTGCTGTTTATTGACCAAACTAAATATAATGAAtacctagggctgggtatcaagTTTCTATACTTCGTGGAAACAGTTGGTATCAAATGCCGTGTCACATTTGTAGTCTTGCTGTTTTGTTGTCTTGCACAGCCAGCAATCAATTTTATTAACTTATTCTTTCTTATCACACACTTTTTGATCACAGCAACACAGTGGACAGTGGAATGCTGCTATCCCTACAAGGAGTGTATTAGTTTTAGTCAGTTTAAAACGTAGGTCATGATAATGCCTCTCTGAATGTATTCGCACTGGTCTATCCTACAAGTATTTACTAatattatgtggaattatctttttttatattgttatatgaGCATTATATACACGCCCAGGGACAACAGGAAGGAAGTTAGCATTGTGCTATATCTGGtgcaatatatttattgtaaGCTGTCCCGGTtgacaacatttattttttgttaggCTTCTTTTGGTAAATGAAAAAGAGGTATTGTAGAAAGGACATTTAATGTCTAAATGTAAGGCAGCAGGTTTATGGGTATACTGGGGCAGAATCTGCAATACTTGAGCATATATATCTTGCAGATTCTGCACCAGTATCAAATAATTTAAACATAACTTTTGAGGTTTCTTGCAAgtataaataaacataatatCAGCATATTATGTTTATTAGAGTCAACGTTAATTTATAAATTTTGCTCCCCGCCATATGTCACAAAACAGTGTACCACATCAGGATTTTTAGGTGAATGTCTAAATTTGTGTCTTATAAACAAAGTGTATTGTAACTGCCTAAACTTGCCTGATATTACAATACATTTGACAAGTTTCCTTTCTGGCTGAGGATAGGTTAAACACATGTTTGATATTGGTCAGTGTTGTAACCCACAACCACGAGTTTGTATAGCTACACAGCTTACTTTGCTGTCTATCTTTACACCTACGTTTTTAAATGCGAAATAATTAAGCAACATATTTAATGTTTCAGAAAATGGCATGACATGTTCTAACGTCAGTTGAGTTACAGGATACAACCAAGgtgtttagctaacgttagctagcaccTGTCACTGGGATGAAGTTAAATCGTAACTGTGCTAGCTAGCAGTCAGAGCTAAAATAATGATGTCGGCCTAAGAGATACAGATTTGCTAATCTAACATTATTTAAATATGTGTTACATTATCTTGCATGTACAATCCCAGACATGAGCAGCTGCACATAACAAAAGTTAACTCACCAGCCAAACAAGCACTAGGCTTTGGCCTGACCAAACTCCTAGGTGTGGTTTAATGACCGTCAGGTCAGGTCCGCCGCAGAGCTATTATCAGAAAGTCACTTTAGGTTTTGGCAGATCTGTCATCAACACACCTCCGCAGTTCAACCACAGATAGTCAGTGCGCAGCTCATAGCTACCTGCTTGATTTCATTTAGCACGGACACTTCCGGGTAAGATTTCCAAAATAAAACTCtgactgtgtgttttttaacatGTCTGCGTAGaaaacctaaataaataaataaatacatataaacgAAGATtcaaattaatattaaaaataaactgctacaacaacaacaacaacaacaacaacaactactactactactactactactactactactactactacttctaaCGTCACTACtacaactaataataataataataattatacgAATAGGCCcataataacacaaataaaataacaggAGTAGCCTACTTGGTATTTAATTTCCAGATTTGCAGTATTGTTTGTTGTATTATAAAAAGCATAACAATAAAACCTCAGGGTGAATTATTCTGGTGCGTCATAAAAAGGACACAATATCGTCCAAtaaagcacatacagtacaatactgtgAAGTTAAATGGGAAAAGACATTGGATAtcaatatgtttctgaaatgtATGTAACTGCAATGTGAATGAAATTGAATATTATTGAAATGAAAGGTTACTTTCTGaatttaaattcagtttttttttggcttgtcTGAGGAAGCCAATAAATTGAATATATAGCTACACtggataaataaatgtgatAGAGCCAATAAATAGTAGTATGTAAATTGTAAGTTAAGTTAAGTTTAGTTGAGTTGTTTTGGTCCTGTCAAGTTGTATTTTGGACTTTTCGACGGCCTTTGAATGCCGCTCAGCCTCGCTCTGTCTGGAAGGTCACTTGGCGGGAGACTTAAACCCTCGCGAGCTTGCTTACTGTCCGTTTTTTACTTCCCCCTCTTCATCACGGCCTACTGTAAGCCTACTTAAACATATTTTAGGGTTTAGTATTAAATCCACGATAACCATTGTTCACTAAATGTAGGATGACTAGCAGGGCTTGACGGATTTTTCTAGCTAAACAGGTAAATACAATTTTAATCCATGTTAATTAAAGTTAGCTAGTGAAGCCCTTAATGCTAACTTAATGTTAACTaacactagtctcgcattgcctaCACCTATCTCCATAGCGCTGTGGATTAAACTCACGCTAACTCGCATGATTAATTACAAATGACAGCAGCTGAATTAATGAGCATAGGAAGACATAGCTTGCTGAAATTGCTACTAACTTATCTTTACAAACAGGTCATCAAAGGCAATGAATCATACAAGGAACATAAAAGAAATGCTGAGCATACCAACTGGAAGCAGGTGGGATGCTTTTTTAATAATGACATCAGCTATTTCTTCTCTCCAACTGTGAATAATGTTATATGACGCTGTGGTTAATAGTTTTTAATCTGAAAAAATGGTGTAATAACTCTTGACCATCAAACCCTGCATTTGTAGAGCTaatgtttaatgtgtgtgtctgtgttaaccTGATTTATACAAACACTTTCTCTGTTTTGCTGCACCAactcattttgtgtttgtgttttctttacTCATCAATACTTGTGGGGTCAAAACAAGCAACAGAAATATGTCCACTAGCGGCTACTCCAGTTTCACAGACTCTCAGGTATTCTTTGGGTCTCAGTTTTGGCCTGAAAATTCTCAAGGCATGTCTCAAGATATGAGTTTGTCAGCCAGGACATCCCAACAAAGTTCACAAGAGGTGAGATTTATCAACTTTATCTTAAAATTGGTTGTTGGTGGTTGTTGGTGACGTGAGGAAGTAATATCTTAGAGTACCCAAATGCATAGACAAACCCCACTGGTTTAATGGCGTTATTACTTACATGCATTTTAAGCTATGCTACACTCATTTTATTTCTAAGTGAGCAGAGTAATGGGTCTAATGCGACAGCTGATGTGGATATTTGCAGGTGTGTTGTTGTgagaaaagttaaaaaaagattgGATGCTATTTGCGAGCTACCAcctttttgtgcttttgttCCCATTAGTAATTTTATACACAAATATgtttatcatatatatatatatatagatagataggttTTGGCAGTATGACAATATTTAATGTGATAGAGATTTCTTACATCAGAGATTTTGCTATATTTTTTTACCATAAGTAGCATGCAATGGAGTGGTGATagcacagtggatatgacacatgcctttggtgtgggagctGTGGGTTCagttcccactgtgatacatcaaccaatgtgtctctgagcaagacacttaacccatagttgctccagaagtgtgtgacctctgacatatatagcaattgtcgCTTTGggtaaaagtgtcagctaaatgacatgtaatggcAATTTATTCTTATATTGCATTAAACATTACTGTAGGACTCTTTAGTCCACATAAATGGGCAATGATGATTCAGTGTAGTAATTCAGCCACCTGTTTCTTTGCATTATGTAAACTTTTTCCATTTGGTGGATAACATATAGGAAAACTTAAGGCCATGAGTGAATACAGTTTAATTAATCATCATCACTCAGATTATGTGAAAAATAGTTTCTtaaccttttttgtttgttttgtttttatttagggAAGTGACCCAAAGTTTTCAAGCAGTTATCACACTAAACCCTTCCTATTTGGAGAATTAAAGGACAAGAGCAAAGCCTTTGGAATACTAGATAAATTTGAAGAGGACAGGAAAAaggcaaaagaaaaaactgaCGGGTACATTTCAAAATCACTTGAAACATGCAACTCACCTTGAATTTATATTTGTGGGATTATAAAAAGGAGTAGGCCTAATCACTTCTGTCATTTTAAATCTGTCCTTTTTGCTCTAACAGTGATCTTTTAGCCAAAGAATGTTTCAGTTTTCAAGAAACTCTCAACAATGTAAGTGATCATAGGCATCCcttctgttcctttttttcGATTACACAGCTCCTCTTTTGTAgatgtaaaatgtgaaaaatgctgCCATGTTTTTCAGATCCAACAACTGGTTGCTGGCACAGAGAAAAATACTGCTGTGTGCCAAACAGTCCTTGCGAATGTTGACAATTTTGCATCAACATGTAAGTTTCCTAATTTGTTGATAATATGTATTTCTTGTTGAAATGATTGGACTGAGAGTTGCTCTCAGCATACTGTAGATCTGGTTAAGGCAGTTAGCAAACATTTATTATTGCCAGTAGATGGTGCTCTTTGCCCAATGATCAAACATTGATCACCCATAATCTCCACTAATTTTGGAAAATTACATTGCATTTTTACATTGTATTGACTTCAGTAGGaagtatttgttttaaaaatgcatttatatctttttattctttcattCTAGTGCACAATAATCTTAACAGTCTTCAGTGTGACATTTCCCAGCAGTTTGAGACTTTTTTGAATAAAGTGAACTCCCAGAAGGAGATGATGACTGAACTGGAGGAGAGGGTGCAAAAGGTGAATAGTATGTATTTATCTTATGGTCAAGATTGCTGCAGTTTCAATGAGGAGAAAGTAGTTGTGGTTAATAAATGTGATTAGTAATGACTGTTCATTTTTACCATTTAGAGTGGGGACACCACAGCAGAACTTGGTTCAAATATGCAAAGCTTAAAGAATAGTTTGGAGTGTCTGAGAGAGGAGCAGGAGAGAGAACGAAACATGCTTGAAGAGACTCTGAAGCTGCTCACCACCTTAGTCTCGAAGCACTCGGCCAAACCCAGCCCtgagagagtgacagacacTGCCATCCAGACATCACCAGGGCTGGAGCAGCCTTTCTCCAACATCCTGCAGGAGAACAAGCTTGAAAGCACACAGCTTACATGTAACTCATACAACCATGAGCACAATCCGGCTAAAGTTCTCCCTCAGGGTCCCAGCTTTGTCGCAGGAAAGAGGAAATTCACTCAGAGAAGCAATAGAAGGCGCAAAAAGAGGCCGCTGGTGCTCTCACAAAGGAATAAGCGCATTGTGACGAATGAAAACAGTCGACCCCTCGTGAACTGTGGCAAACAACAAAACGTTTCAACACCTCTCTGCGAGCGCCGTGATCCGAACACGGTAACCAGCCAAAACAGGGAGGCGAGATCTATAGCTGAAGGATGTTTCATCACCCCTCTCAGCTGCTGGTCTCAGGACAGCAACAGCTCTGTGTGCCTTGCAGGAATCGAGCCCGTCTTAGAGAAGCTCTCATCTGAGTCCGAGACAGGGACCCCGATGGAACCCGAAGGGTTCTGGCAGTTGTTTGACATGGATTACAATGTAGGCTTTTAGAGGATGAGTAAAGGACTCAGAAGAGTGAAGCATTTGTGTTcttattttttacagtaaaagccaaaaatgtttgttatatttattattacttGTGACCTATGTCACCTACTAAGTTGTAAAGTCATTCAGTTTTTTTGAGAAATTCagaaattatttttgtctttgtcttatACTTTCAGTGGAAGAGCTGTGGATGTGTGTAAAGAGATACTAATAACTAGTGAGTTTAGGATAGACTGACccacaaatacacatatttaGTTTACAAGTTTTTCTTCTGACAACAAATATTATAACATTAAATGTCTCTGCATGTATTCTACtgaattgacaatgaaaattaACAAAAGAAATTGAGTTTTTGTGTTCAAATAAACAACCATGTTCCATAATATCGCTAAGGTGCATGTTtattgcagaaaaaaacattttattatacTTAAGCAAGCATACcacaaaaagaacaaacaaatggattattacaatattaaataaTCAGATGTATATGCATAGTCCATAATTATGACTAGAGCTGCAACAAGCTGTTACTAATTAGTTACTAATTACAAAATATCTTCTGGATGCAGCTTCTCCAATGTGACAATTtgctgtttgtctttgttgtataGGGCAGTAATTGAATTTAAGATTTTGGCCTATTCGGACAAAATATACAAACTGAAGATATCACAGTGCCCTCTGAGAAACTCTGATGCAATTTGTtcactattattttttttaacatttcataCTAAACAACCACGGAAATGATTGGCTGATTAATCTATATTGAAAATAAGtgtcagttgcagccctaattataaCTATAGTGTATGTTTAATTTCAAAGGAAATACTTTCCTGGTGTTGCTGATAATGCTATGTGCCACACAGCTGCATGGTTTCAGGAGTTCAATCTCTGCAGGTGTTGCacaataagataaaaaaaagacaaaaatactgTATTTACAAATGATCTTTCTATTCTCATAAACCTGACATTCTCACATAGCAACATGCAAATCATTAAGCGTAGATCCTATTTCATGCAGGCCACTAAAATATTTTCTGCTTGCAAAAATGAATGCCTTTGGCCCAGCAATAAgtacattaataaataatttattttgctAATTCTCCCATAAAGACTTTGACCTGATCTGACAGGGGTGTCACTGTTTAACCAAGTCTGCAGGTGGGGACATGAGTCCTCTTGGGTTGAGTTTTGCCACTAAGCAGACGTCATAGTTGTCATGCATTAAAGCGTGCCGAGCCACCACTGTCCACCGGTTCTCCCATGGGTCTAGCTCCAAAATGTCCTTTGTTATATCATCATGGCGATCTAAATAGTTAAGAAACAGAAAGGGTAATACAGTCACTTGGAAACATCTTTCAGACACTTTTCGTTCATTGGATATGGATATTCTTTCATTACCTGCTCCTTTGTAGTACCCGCACACATAGATCTTGCCTCCCACCACTCCTGCGTTTGAGGCATTG is a window from the Perca flavescens isolate YP-PL-M2 chromosome 4, PFLA_1.0, whole genome shotgun sequence genome containing:
- the c4h1orf159 gene encoding uncharacterized protein C1orf159 homolog; protein product: MALSFLLVLAATVILIRPETPVTKALHQNSLECCGEKQKVNNSCSNDTHCEPGCFLRVLDNSNTVCIFCDSAAVDLENITVCTYNYTMERKNHTTVTTVIPKIGGPGVAASLLLGTLLISLFLILSVASFFYLKRSNRLPGIFYRRDKAFMFQPSETAVMIPSSTVRKPRYVRRERPSATSTLNNDTVPTTSTTQVYNV
- the ccdc36 gene encoding interactor of HORMAD1 protein 1 isoform X2 gives rise to the protein MNHTRNIKEMLSIPTGSRNMSTSGYSSFTDSQVFFGSQFWPENSQGMSQDMSLSARTSQQSSQEGSDPKFSSSYHTKPFLFGELKDKSKAFGILDKFEEDRKKAKEKTDGDLLAKECFSFQETLNNIQQLVAGTEKNTAVCQTVLANVDNFASTLHNNLNSLQCDISQQFETFLNKVNSQKEMMTELEERVQKSGDTTAELGSNMQSLKNSLECLREEQERERNMLEETLKLLTTLVSKHSAKPSPERVTDTAIQTSPGLEQPFSNILQENKLESTQLTCNSYNHEHNPAKVLPQGPSFVAGKRKFTQRSNRRRKKRPLVLSQRNKRIVTNENSRPLVNCGKQQNVSTPLCERRDPNTVTSQNREARSIAEGCFITPLSCWSQDSNSSVCLAGIEPVLEKLSSESETGTPMEPEGFWQLFDMDYNVGF
- the ccdc36 gene encoding interactor of HORMAD1 protein 1 isoform X1, which translates into the protein MNHTRNIKEMLSIPTGSSNRNMSTSGYSSFTDSQVFFGSQFWPENSQGMSQDMSLSARTSQQSSQEGSDPKFSSSYHTKPFLFGELKDKSKAFGILDKFEEDRKKAKEKTDGDLLAKECFSFQETLNNIQQLVAGTEKNTAVCQTVLANVDNFASTLHNNLNSLQCDISQQFETFLNKVNSQKEMMTELEERVQKSGDTTAELGSNMQSLKNSLECLREEQERERNMLEETLKLLTTLVSKHSAKPSPERVTDTAIQTSPGLEQPFSNILQENKLESTQLTCNSYNHEHNPAKVLPQGPSFVAGKRKFTQRSNRRRKKRPLVLSQRNKRIVTNENSRPLVNCGKQQNVSTPLCERRDPNTVTSQNREARSIAEGCFITPLSCWSQDSNSSVCLAGIEPVLEKLSSESETGTPMEPEGFWQLFDMDYNVGF